Proteins co-encoded in one Aspergillus luchuensis IFO 4308 DNA, chromosome 6, nearly complete sequence genomic window:
- a CDS encoding putative sister chromatid cohesion protein Dcc1 (COG:D;~EggNog:ENOG410PSDP;~InterPro:IPR019128;~PFAM:PF09724;~go_component: GO:0031390 - Ctf18 RFC-like complex [Evidence IEA];~go_process: GO:0007064 - mitotic sister chromatid cohesion [Evidence IEA]): MSTQSAQSILFTHTAPQQAFRLLELPPDLAELLASDNPPTLEIKSPTPTTDSTDAPADTTRDYINLCTPTQTYRIRQVQSSNSLHVLRPSDDGAQRGDLAVIGATQENDEPVPDLNLSETMTAIAKCGSTLELHTPQEGFNIIPILEGLLGKYDSSDDISMSTRDGGMMVDSTDRKRIVEKLFADVPVSNLQCARAWKDICAFVLPATGRGWVPTARAKVGVWKRVVEGAVLQGIDLGTQFLVGDLWKSMLDEDGEGEWPRELFEAVVGRVCETGDEGSLLEGELKWASIDKERCVRWVGETYLEAAAPTAAAAVGRSEFLNAWKDHLPEGWREEATFSKLTEDKHRFPDPTTVCFVSDEDRQKLKKNLSTDASASTAAKKTRNWHELFKNQKRQKR; encoded by the exons ATGTCCACACAATCCGCCCAGAGCATCCTCTTCACCCACACGGCCCCGCAACAGGCCTTCCGATTACTCGAACTGCCACCAGATCTCGCAGAACTTCTTGCCTCCGACAATCCTCCAAC CCTTGAGATCAAATCCCCTACGCCCACCACTGATTCCACCGACGCTCCCGCCGACACCACCCGTGACTACATCAACCTCTGcaccccaacccaaacctaCCGCATTCGCCAAGTCCAGTCCTCAAACTCACTGCATGTCCTCCGCCCAAGTGACGATGGCGCTCAGCGCGGCGACCTCGCCGTCATCGGCGCCACACAGGAAAACGACGAGCCCGTCCCCGACCTGAACCTCTCGGAGACAATGACTGCGATCGCGAAGTGCGGGTCCACGCTTGAACTACACACCCCGCAGGAAGGGTTCAATATTATCCCCATATTGGAGGGGTTGCTGGGAAAGTATGACTCTAGTGACGACATCTCCATGTCTACAAGGGACGGTGGGATGATGGTAGACTCTACGGACCGGAAACGGATCGTTGAGAAGTTATTTGCTGATGTTCCGGTGTCGAATCTGCAATGTGCAAGGGCCTGGAAGGATATTTGTGCGTTTGTGCTACCTGCTACGGGTCGTGGGTGGGTGCCGACGGCGAGGGCCAAAGTTGGGGTGTGGAAGCGGGTGGTTGAGGGGGCTGTGTTGCAGGGCATTGATTTGGGGACGCAATTTCTGGTAGGGGATTTGTGGAAGTCGATgcttgatgaggatggggagggcgAGTGGCCGAGGGAGTTGTTTGAGGCGGTTGTAGGGAGGGTTTGTGAGACCGGTGATGAAGGGTCGTTGTTGGAGGGGGAACTAAAGT GGGCTAGTATTGATAAGGAGCGGTGCGTGCGATGGGTTGGTGAAACCTATTTAGAGGCTGCGGCGCCTacggcggctgctgctgttggacGTAGCGAATTTCTCAACGCTTGGAAGGATCATCTGCCAGAAggctggagggaggaagCTACGTTTTCGAAGCTTACG GAGGACAAGCATAGATTCCCTGATCCAACGACTGTCTGCTTTGTCAGTGATGAAGATCGGCAGAAACTAAAGAAGAATCTCTCGACAGATGCTAGTGCGTCTACCGCTGCGAAAAAGACGAGAAACTGGCATGAATTattcaagaaccagaagcgACAGAAGCGTTGA
- a CDS encoding uncharacterized protein (COG:O;~EggNog:ENOG410PIRM;~InterPro:IPR002867,IPR044066;~PFAM:PF01485), with amino-acid sequence MEGPNFTNPLYSALPIRMGYMDHANADLTLDDNPALLWDLYDHGFYPLPDYDQPMKKQRQISHGSSRSSDNSHESIINILDSDSDDNNRLGSGIESGASLRPSTKSLSSSTMATTSAASRSNTHSEAVYIDLTLDDELLWQITDIFPGISHQHVEELIELHKKPQEHQPAPPLDSLKESVIEDILRHPSYPKQEKAKKRKIEDTDEEATIRYLRDIPERGSRAYLQLATNLLAQEFGWMPMKHIRDVLEEKKELFAAYLTLHSQENEQTGKYTKLKSKRFSNVPNLGKDDKTPIAENLARELGAAKKKAEKEDDALRKKKEKQEAEIKNEEEHSRAGNLIECQCCYLDVPANRSLPCEGDNVHLFCFACIRKSTETQIGLMRYQVQCVDTSGCQAKFSRARLQEAIGESLMEKLDRLQQQDEIQQAELEGLEACPFCEFKAIYPPVEEDREFVCKNPDCEIVSCRLCQQESHIPRTCAEANKEKNLPQRHLVEEAMSEALIRPCPKCKVKIVKDMGCNRMVCSKCRTAMCYVCRRDITRELYEHFERPPTYCPLHDNPALRSLQEIEKAQKDTIDSLLAQNPELKEEELRVHDAKDSAAKMSHVLQGHNNGLIRHLGQAPIHPNHVVYPGPAIPVGRANPPAVAHRVNAPFGNDNGWGGQGWLQNPLGQPRNPPGHPVPTNVVHRGANNRGNPLQDPARRVDTRPPWRY; translated from the exons aTGGAGGGGCCCAATTTCACCAATCCCTTGTATTCTGCTCTTCCTATAAGAATGGGTTATATGGACCATGCAAATGCAGATCTCACTCTGGATGACAACCCTGCGCTGCTTTGGGATTTATACGACCACGGCTTCTATCCTTTGCCTGACTATGACCAACCAATGAAGAAACAAAGGCAGATTAGTCACGGCAGCAGTCGCAGCAGCGACAACAGTCATGAATCCATAATCAACATCCTGGACAGTGATAGTGATGATAACAATCGTCTTGGGTCAGGGATCGAGTCAGGGGCCTCCTTGCGCCCATCGACAAAGTCGCTCTCATCATCGACCATGGCCACCACGTCAGCCGCATCACGCTCCAATACGCACTCTGAAGCAGTGTACATCGATCTCACTTTGGACGATGAATTATTGTGGCAGATCACAGACATCTTTCCGGGCATCAGTCACCAGCATGTGGAAGAGCTGATCGAACTTCATAAGAAGCCTCAAGAGCACCAACCTGCGCCGCCCCTAGATTCATTGAAGGAAAGTGTTATTGAAGATATCTTACGGCATCCCAGTTATCCTAAGCAGGAAAAGGCCAAGAAACGTAAGATTGAGGACACAGACGAGGAAGCTACGATACGGTATTTGCGAGATATACCAGAACGAGGTAGTCGTGCATACCTCCAACTAGC AACCAACTTGTTAGCCCAAGAATTTGGGTGGATGCCGATGAAACATATTCgggatgttctggaagagaaaaaagagctCTTTGCCGCGTATCTCACTCTGCATTCTCAAGAGAATGAACAGACGGGAAAGTACACGAAGCTGAAAAGTAAAAGGTTCTCGAATGTGCCAAATCTGGGCAAAGATGATAAGACACCTATTGCTGAGAACTTGGCTCGCGAACTAGGAGCCGCCAAGAAAAAAGCTGAAAAGGAGGACG ATGCCCTTCgcaaaaagaaggaaaagcaagaagcCGAGATCAAaaacgaagaagaacacAGCCGAGCTGGGAACCTCATCGAATGCCAGTGTTGCTACCTCGATGTTCCAGCGAACCGATCACTTCCTTGTGAGGGTGATAACGTCCATCTCTTCTGCTTTGCGTGCATTCGGAAGTCTACGGAGACTCAGATTGGGCTTATGAGATATCAAGTCCAATGTGTCGATACTAGTGGCTGTCAGGCAAAGTTTTCTCGCGCACGGCTACAAGAAGCTATCGGCGAGAGTTTGATGGAAAAGCTCGACCGCCTTCAGCAGCAAGATGAGATCCAGCAAGCTGAGCTGGAAGGCCTTGAGGCTTGTCCGTTCTGTGAATTTAAAGCCATCTATCCGCCGGTGGAAGAGGACCGAGAGTTCGTATGCAAAAACCCTGACTGCGAAATAGTCAGTTGTCGTCTCTGCCAGCAGGAAAGCCATATCCCGCGCACTTGCGCAGAAGCCAATAAAGAGAAGAATCTTCCTCAACGTCACTTAGTCGAAGAGGCAATGAGCGAGGCTCTAATCCGCCCTTGCCCCAAATGCAAAGTGAAGATTGTCAAGGACATGGGCTGCAACAGGATGGTTTGCTCCAAATGCCGGACTGCAATGTGCTACGTTTGCAGACGAGATATTACCCGAGAGTTGTACGAGCATTTCGAGCGTCCTCCGACCTATTGTCCCCTCCATGACAATCCAGCATTACGCTCGTTACAAGAGATTGAGAAAGCTCAAAAAGACACTATCGATAGTTTATTGGCACAAAATCCCGAAttaaaggaggaggagctgcgagTCCATGACGCAAAAGACTCGGCCGCAAAAATGTCGCACGTCCTTCAAGGTCATAATAATGGACTCATACGCCATTTAGGGCAAGCGCCAATCCATCCCAATCATGTGGTGTATCCAGGGCCAGCTATCCCAGTAGGAAGAGCCAACCCCCCAGCTGTTGCTCACCGAGTCAATGCACCCTTTGGCAACGATAATGGCTGGGGTGGACAAGGCTGGCTTCAGAACCCATTAGGACAACCTAGGAACCCACCAGGACACCCTGTGCCTACAAACGTCGTACATAGGGGTGCGAACAATCGGGGCAATCCTCTTCAAGATCCGGCGAGAAGGGTAGATACCAGACCCCCATGGCGATACTAG
- a CDS encoding uncharacterized protein (COG:S;~EggNog:ENOG410PJ7F;~InterPro:IPR000182,IPR016181;~PFAM:PF13508,PF00583;~go_function: GO:0008080 - N-acetyltransferase activity [Evidence IEA]), with protein MIAADNSYFNGKELPQGDSPDLVLVPATPGERIESIRLNSRAWKGRLDLETYITRENHLYQQRLNKDGLTCWILVDRKEPEEHRTILGSCETYRKKAMLAHDGIVEDVATHGIGSVYCRPDFRGKGYAKRMMQELSEKIETWKMETETRKCCLFTVLFSDIGKDFYAQFGWQPYTSCHFALSPISEEVYATANAQANFPKTRILTPEDVHERICSEEVLQKERELLRAASEKSSVPRIAIAPNFEHFEWHWAREEFYAERLYADRELPRAKGAGEDSAGVYCAWNRNFGETPEENTLYILRWVYDEPTSPEQGEKVVKAMAAVLRRAQLEACRWNMATVEFWNPTPLLKKAVALLDPKAEVVHREKSSIACLRWTGAEHGLGANVEWHLNEKYAWC; from the coding sequence ATGATCGCTGCTGACAACTCCTATTTCAACGGCAAGGAGCTCCCTCAAGGGGACTCCCCTGACCTGGTGCTGGTTCCTGCCACCCCCGGGGAGCGGATTGAGTCCATCCGTCTCAACAGCAGAGCATGGAAGGGCCGTCTGGACCTTGAGACGTATATCACGCGCGAGAACCATCTGTATCAGCAACGGCTGAATAAGGATGGCTTGACCTGTTGGATCTTGGTTGATCGCAAAGAGCCGGAAGAGCATAGAACGATCCTCGGTTCTTGCGAAACATACCGAAAGAAAGCCATGTTGGCACATGACGGTATTGTGGAGGACGTCGCAACTCATGGTATTGGAAGTGTCTATTGCCGGCCGGACTTCAGAGGCAAAGGATACGCCAAGAGAATGATGCAGGAGCTGAGCGAGAAGATCGAGACTTGGAAGATGGAGACAGAGACTCGAAAGTGTTGCCTTTTCACAGTTCTCTTTTCTGATATCGGAAAGGACTTTTATGCTCAATTTGGTTGGCAGCCATACACGTCATGCCATTTTGCCTTGTCGCCCATTTCCGAGGAAGTCTATGCCACTGCCAATGCTCAGGCAAATTTCCCGAAAACAAGGATTTTGACACCAGAGGACGTCCACGAGAGAATTTGTAGTGAGGAGGTCTTGCAAAAAGAGCGTGAACTGTTGAGGGCGGCCTCTGAAAAGTCATCAGTGCCCAGAATTGCGATTGCACCTAACTTCGAGCACTTTGAATGGCACTGGGCAAGAGAAGAATTCTATGCGGAGAGGTTATATGCCGACCGCGAATTGCCTCGCGCAAAGGGTGCTGGAGAAGACAGTGCTGGGGTGTACTGTGCCTGGAACAGAAACTTTGGTGAAACACCCGAGGAGAATACCCTGTACATTCTCCGATGGGTGTACGACGAGCCCACTTCACCAGAACAGGGCGAAAAGGTTGTGAAAGCCATGGCGGCGGTCCTGCGACGTGCTCAGCTCGAAGCGTGCAGATGGAACATGGCAACAGTTGAGTTCTGGAACCCAACGCCACTATTGAAAAAGGCAGTTGCCTTGCTGGACCCCAAGGCCGAAGTAGTTCACCGGGAGAAGAGCAGCATCGCGTGCCTGAGATGGACTGGTGCCGAGCACGGCTTGGGTGCAAACGTGGAATGGCACTTGAACGAGAAATACGCTTGGTGCTGA
- a CDS encoding putative mitotic spindle checkpoint protein (Mad2B) (COG:D;~EggNog:ENOG410PQU7;~InterPro:IPR036570,IPR003511;~PFAM:PF02301), with protein MPIASESTTVNSVTTTMTTFSAPVTAPRSMPNNQSALAASFTNFLTVSIHQILFLRSVYPRATFLPVRAYNYPVRQSRHPKVCDYINDASIAVGTEILKGTITAVSIIISSLRTNQPLERYAFDLSGFPRVPAGEVNTTFEDRREEQTKAGVPVTDRASAPTSVDLEAQFRACLARLASACARLTPLPRDDEFSFTVCIEVREDALPPAGTTTEEQTWIVAEPDKVHLRSCTAPYSVSKLRNGEPQQPPPKVSNGRAKTVPVRRVEAGELRLELWVEEARQKFNEPVDSEHPP; from the coding sequence ATGCCGATTGCCAGTGAGAGTACCACCGTCAACTCCGTTACTACCACCATGACAACTTTTTCCGCCCCGGTCACCGCACCTAGATCGATGCCCAACAATCAGTCTGCGTTGGCGGCATCCTTCACCAATTTCCTCACCGTATCAATACACCAGATCCTGTTTTTACGTTCGGTCTATCCACGAGCCACGTTCCTCCCCGTGCGGGCGTACAACTATCCCGTCCGACAATCCCGTCACCCCAAGGTGTGTGATTACATCAATGACGCGTCAATTGCGGTCGGAACGGAGATCTTGAAAGGCACAATAACCGCTGTCAGCATtatcatctcctccctccgtaCGAATCAACCTCTCGAACGATATGCCTTTGATTTATCGGGCTTCCCCCGTGTTCCGGCTGGCGAAGTCAATACCACCTTCGAAGACAGAAGGGAGGAACAAACCAAAGCGGGTGTTCCCGTAACCGACCGGGCTTCCGCCCCCACATCAGTCGACCTCGAAGCGCAATTTCGGGCCTGTCTAGCAAGACTGGCTTCAGCTTGTGCGCGCCTGACTCCCTTGCCTCGGGACGATGAATTCAGTTTCACCGTCTGCATCGAGGTGCGGGAAGATGCTTTACCCCCGGCGGGGACCACAACCGAAGAACAGACATGGATTGTGGCCGAACCGGATAAGGTCCACCTCCGATCGTGCACCGCCCCTTACTCCGTTTCTAAGTTGAGAAACGGCGAGCCGCAACAGCCGCCTCCCAAGGTATCGAATGGACGTGCCAAGACGGTCCCGGTACGACGTGTAGAAGCTGGAGAGCTTCGCCTGGAACTATGGGTGGAAGAGGCACGGCAGAAGTTTAATGAACCGGTGGACTCTGAACATCCACCATGA
- a CDS encoding glycosyltransferase family protein (COG:Q;~EggNog:ENOG410Q28W;~InterPro:IPR036291,IPR002347;~PFAM:PF08659,PF00106;~go_process: GO:0055114 - oxidation-reduction process [Evidence IEA]) produces MGTPLVGTAIITGANGLLGSEIAVSIAKAQPFVHLLLVARDIRSDSVKDVTDRIRLIGPRSVEVVKADLACFNSVVSFSQYTVERVRSKEIPPVILLINSAATSSYVTDQVTRDGYDPVYQTNCIAPFLLTVSLLEAFRAGDGTPNGGARVINIGCSSISKGSLDYFDGEDPESATQPPGTPIGAKEATSRFGSSKLLMSAAMYALRRSLVLTGNISLNVYTMDPGGLTGESHLTTDAPLSVRMAHQTRSGLRPFLRVFSKSAINKASVPAKVIARVAFQKETVENWGRERYYILDSEYEAASVIPALRDVPRMDGLLQKIMRQIEIGVKGMGSPQSRVSRLTAR; encoded by the exons ATGGGTACTCCACTTGTTGGTACCGCTATTATCACCGGCGCGAATGGATTGCTCGGGTCGGAGATAGCTGTCTCGATTGCCAAAGCGCAGCCTTTTGTTCACTTGCTGCTAGTGGCCCGCGATATCAGATCCGACAGCGTCAAGGATGTGACGGACAGGATCCGTCTCATTGGACCCCGCTCCGTCGAGGTGGTTAAGGCAGACCTGGCCTGCTTCAACTCCGTCGTGAGCTTTTCCCAATACACCGTCGAGAGGGTGCGAAGTAAAGAGATCCCTCCCGTGATCTTGTTGATCAACTCCGCCGCAACTTCGTCATACGTTACCGATCAAGTCACACGAGATGGGTACGATCCCGTCTACCAGACCAACTGCATCGCGCCGTTCCTGTTGACCGTGAGCCTGCTCGAGGCCTTCCGCGCAGGCGACGGTACACCGAACGGCGGAGCTCGAGTAATCAATATCGGGTGCTCCTCCATATCCAAGGGATCCCTGGACTATTTTGACGGCGAAGACCCGGAGAGTGCCACCCAGCCGCCAGGAACACCAATTGGCGCCAAGGAAGCGACCAGTCGCTTCGGAAGTAGTAAGCTGCTAATGAGCGCTGCCATGTATGCCCTGCGTCGAAGTCTGGTACTT ACGGGCAACATCTCGCTCAATGTATACACAATGGATCCCGGCGGCTTGACCGGAGAGAGCCACCTAACGACCGATGCCCCGTTATCGGTCCGAATGGCACACCAGACGCGGTCTGGACTCCGGCCATTCCTGCGGGTGTTTTCCAAGAGTGCGATAAACAAGGCTAGCGTTCCAGCCAAAGTTATTGCGAGAGTCGCATTTCAGAAGGAGACGGTGGAGAACTGGGGAAGGGAACGATATTATATCTTGGATAGCGAATACGAGGCCGCATCCGTCATTCCGGCCTTGCGGGATGTGCCGCGCATGGATGGGCTGCTGCAGAAGATCATGCGACAGATCGAGATAGGCGTCAAGGGCATGGGCTCGCCTCAATCAAGAGTATCGCGGCTGACTGCGCGTTAG
- the ANP1 gene encoding ANP1/MMN9/VAN1 family protein (CAZy:GT62;~COG:G;~EggNog:ENOG410PHYH;~InterPro:IPR029044;~PFAM:PF03452;~TransMembrane:1 (i49-71o)) — translation MNRHHAFSNGYAAYPRGKASHNTFPVSPHRFQPRPQPALRRRRQLLQRLCLIAAISTLLLILIFPSFRALFLPAVSLGLVSSAEDLQLETVRYYDLSKMQGSGSGWEHGERVLMCTPLRDAASHLPMFFSHLRNLTYPHNLIDLAFLVSDSEDDTMEMLSSMLDDLQNDADPKMSFGEISVIQKDFGQQVQQDVESRHGFAAQASRRKLMAQARNWLLSATLRPTHSWVYWRDADVLTAPTTILEDLMRHDKDVIVPNVWRPLPDWLGGEQPYDLNSWQESETALALAETLDEDAVIVEGYAEYATWRPHLAYLRDPYGDPDMEMELDGVGGVSILAKARVFRAGVHFPAFSFEKHAETEGFGKMARRMGFSVIGLPHYTIWHLYEPSVDDLQHMEEMEQERLEREREEQEQAERAERVQTLFKDAKSQWEDDTANIQEAIDKEGKSQASDYSSSSDVDSTKGSAEGPVAQPAAKEQGSAAITQEESTKERKQAKQ, via the exons ATGAACCGGCATCACGCCTTCTCGAACGGCTATGCTGCCTACCCTCGCGGCAAAGCCAGCCATAACACCTTTCCTGTCTCTCCCCACCG CTTTCAACCGCGCCCACAACCGGCTTTGCGACGTCGAAGACAGCTCCTTCAACGACTGTGTCTGATTGCCGCCATCTCAACGCTGCTGTTGATCCTCATTTTCCCTTCATTTCGAGCGTTATTCCTTCCCGCAGTCTCGCTTGGCCTTGTTTCCTCCGCGGAAGATCTACAGTTAGAAACGGTTCGATACTATGATTTGTCTAAGATGCAGGGCAGTGGAAGTGGTTGGGAGCATGGAGAACGGGTCCTCATGTGCACGCCCTTGAGGGACGCCGCATCTCATCTGCCGATGTTCTTTTCGCATCTTCGCAACCTTACATACCCTCATAACCTGATTGATTTGGCATTTTTGGTTTCGGATTCCGAAGACGACACGATGGAAATGCTGTCATCGATGCTGGATGATCTGCAAAACGACGCCGATCCGAAGATGTCATTTGGAGAGATCTCGGTCATCCAGAAGGATTTTGGTCAACAGGTTCAACAAGATGTGGAGAGTAGACACGGTTTTGCCGCCCAGGCAAGTCGCAGAAAGTTGATGGCTCAGGCACGGAACTGGCTGCTTAGCGCGACTCTGCGTCCGACGCATAGCTGGGTCTACTGGAGAGATGCAGACGTCTTGACAGCTCCGACTACGATTTTGGAGGACCTTATGAGACATGACAAGGATGTTATCGTTCCGA ATGTTTGGCGTCCCCTGCCGGATTGGCTAGGTGGGGAACAACCGTACGATTTGAACTCCTGGCAGGAATCCGAAACCGCGCTGGCCCTTGCCGAAACTCTGGACGAGGATGCAGTCATCGTGGAGGGTTATGCCGAGTATGCAACGTGGAGACCTCACCTCGCATATCTGCGTGACCCGTACGGGGATCCTGATATGGAGATGGAGCTTGATGGTGTGGGAGGCGTCAGTATTCTGGCAAAGGCCCGTGTCTTCCGGGCCGGTGTCCATTTCCCAGCCTTCAGTTTCGAGAAGCATGCCGAGACTGAAGGTTTCGGAAAG ATGGCGAGACGGATGGGATTTTCGGTCATTGGCCTCCCGCACTACACGATTTGGCATCTTTACGAGCCGAGTGTGGATGACCTCCAGCATATGGAGGAAATGGAGCAGGAGCGACTGGAACGTgagagagaagaacaagaacaggCTGAGCGTGCTGAGCGGGTTCAAACGCTGTTCAAGGACGCCAAGTCGCAGTGGGAGGACGATACTGCGAATATTCAAGAAGCCATCGacaaggaagggaagagccAGGCGAGCGACtactcgtcatcgtcggatGTCGATAGTACAAAAGGCAGCGCAGAAGGTCCCGTGGCCCAGCCCGCTGCGAAAGAGCAGGGAAGTGCCGCGATCACACAGGAAGAGtcaacaaaagaaagaaaacaggcGAAGCAATAG